One Cololabis saira isolate AMF1-May2022 chromosome 18, fColSai1.1, whole genome shotgun sequence genomic region harbors:
- the LOC133418677 gene encoding ankyrin repeat and SOCS box protein 2-like: protein MDLHRPRWTCRTTAYVHLDPAELSWISCRSSFQLWLNPFRLLTSDGLSRERQFPPDETGKRAHRGASWSSTTTIYNYGEHVDCQECSLLIGCSEFIMSDSEPEDFSVYSQLSEEELLHVILERSFSDKQKDSEQRHADPGPGPDPGPSPGPPRQQRRVPPAQSQQNCANPPTALSQFLYKGFKREFSPLQTFIMNGDTEALMELVQQKPWCLTEPNPEGWVAIHEAVFYGQLECVRILIRANPGSVDRCTPENETPLHIAVRENLSLVDFLLRHGANVNAASKCLETPLFAACEHMEEDIVELLLKSGAQVNRLYSQGGNIIHEACRHGSVNICKMLLDAGADMNARNMYGIQPFFIAAQHGHAGIINLLAQRGADINGQAGDGASPLYEASKNGHIPAVMELLQLKADANRANKSGLLPLHVAVRNNHPRIVSLLIPVTSRTRVRRCGLSPLHIAAERNRDTIMELLIESGFDVNAKLSDERSRMYVDKRSTVLYTTVYNGNFEAAEMLLEAGANPNLDIFNPLLIAARFGWVDMAELLVRYGADVNARMSTQPSLFPAAILLGMQSLRMLKLLLDHGCDARLCFDCLYGQKPHPPARPQRRPIEHLQSHDDSLSKHCIQYCEAISTCRMSGPITKMLLDYVGHIRLCSRLLAILEGLSEWADIKLKAYPPHPLMQLCRLKIRQLLGIRRLRHLHTLPIPSRLIRFLQYDVRGFLS from the exons ATGGACCTGCATCGGCCCCGGTGGACCTGCCGGACCACTGCCTACGTTCACCTGGACCCGGCAGAGCTCAGTTGGATCTCTTGTCGCTCCTCATTCCAGCTCTGGCTGAACCCATTTAGGTTGTTAACGTCCGATGGATTGTCAAGAGAGAGGCAG TTCCCTCCTGATGAAACAGGGAAAAGAGCTCACAGAGGGGCGTCCTGGTCCTCTACAACTACGATCTACAACTATGGTGAACATGTGGACTGTCAGGAGTGCagtcttctgattggct GTTCTGAGTTCATCATGAGTGACTCGGAGCCAGAAGACTTTAGCGTTTACAGCCAGCTGTCtgaggaggagctgctgcatgTCATCCTGGAGAGAAGTTTTTCTGACAAACAGAAAGACTCTGA ACAAAGGCATGCTGATCCCGGTCCCGGCCCTGATCCCGGTCCTAGTCCTGGTCCACCCAGACAGCAGAGGCGGGTTCCTCCAGCGCAGTCTCAACAGAACTGTGCGAACCCCCCAACGGCGCTGTCACAGTTCCTCTACAAAGGCTTTAAGAG AGAGTTCAGCCCTCTACAGACATTTATCATGAACGGAGATACAGAGGCTTTGATGGAGCTGGTCCAACAGAAGCCCTGGTGCCTGACGGAGCCAAACCCTGAGGGCTGGGTCGCCATTCACGAAGCTGTTTTTTACGGACAGCTGGAGTGCGTCCGAATCCTAATCCGAG CTAATCCCGGCTCGGTGGACAGATGTACTCCAGAAAATGAAACTCCCCTGCATATCGCTGTTCGCGAAAACCTGTCTTTGGTCGACTTTCTTCTGAGACATGGAGCTAATGTGAATGCTGCCAGCAAATGCCTAGAGACACCCCTGTTTGCAG CCTGTGAGCATATGGAAGAAGACATCgtagagctgctgctgaagtctGGAGCTCAGGTGAATCGCTTGTACAGTCAGGGAGGAAATATTATTCATGAAGCCTGCAGACATGGAAGTGTGAACATCTGCAAGATGCTATTGGACGCTGGAGCAGACATGAACGCCAGAAACATGTACGGCATCCAGCCATTCTTCATCGCAGCTCAGCACGGCCATGCAGGAATCATCAATCTGCTGGCACAGAGAG GTGCAGATATAAATGGACAGGCTGGAGATGGAGCTTCGCCTCTCTATGAAGCCAGCAAGAACGGTCACATCCCCGCAgtgatggagctgctgcagctgaaaGCCGACGCCAACCGAGCCAACAAATCGGGTCTGCTGCCTCTACATGTGGCTGTCAGGAACAACCACCCACG GATCGTGTCGCTGCTGATCCCAGTCACAAGCAGGACCAGAGTCCGGAGGTGTGGCCTCAGTCCTCTGCACATCGCTGCAGAGAGAAACCGAGACACAATCATGGAGCTTCTGATCGAGTCTGGCTTCGACGTCAACGCTAAGCTGTCAGATGAACGCTCCAGGATGTACGTGGACAAGCGGAGCACTGTGCTCTACACCACCGTCTATAACGGGAACTTTGAGGCTGCAGAGATGCTGCTGGAGGCTGGAGCCAACCCCAACCTTGACATCTTCAACCCACTGCTCATCGCTGCCCGGTTCGGCTGGGTGGACATGGCCGAGCTGCTGGTGAGGTACGGCGCCGACGTGAACGCTCGGATGTCCACACAGCCGTCCTTGTTCCCGGCTGCCATCCTGCTTGGCATGCAGTCTCTGCGCATGCTCAAACTGCTGCTGGACCACGGCTGTGACGCCCGGCTCTGCTTTGACTGTCTGTATGGACAGAAACCACACCCACCCGCCAGGCCACAACGACGTCCTATAGAACACCTGCAGTCGCACGATGATTCACTGTCAAAGCACTGCATCCAG TACTGTGAGGCCATCTCGACCTGCCGGATGTCCGGTCCCATTACCAAGATGCTGTTGGACTACGTTGGTCACATCCGGCTCTGCTCGCGGCTGCTTGCGATTCTGGAGGGTCTCAGTGAATGGGCAGACATAAAACTCAAAGCTt